Proteins encoded within one genomic window of Gimesia sp.:
- a CDS encoding sigma-70 family RNA polymerase sigma factor yields the protein MTLPIALILKAPDLKPEETENFVQLLTAHQSKLYAYIRSLLPDTQAVQDVLQETNLVLWRRSEEFEPGSNFVAWACKVAYFQVLAYYRDNKRDSMVFNVELVSMLAKQNEEKLAGSKDMQRVLSRCLAKLPEQSRRLIQQRYAAGGSVQAIAEEQGRSVGAVSQMLYRIRQLLQECVQKSLASEQGE from the coding sequence ATGACGTTACCGATAGCATTGATCCTGAAAGCGCCCGACTTGAAGCCGGAAGAGACGGAAAATTTTGTTCAACTGCTCACAGCGCATCAGAGCAAGCTATACGCCTATATCCGTTCGCTGCTGCCCGACACTCAAGCGGTCCAGGATGTCCTGCAGGAAACCAACCTGGTGCTCTGGCGGCGCAGTGAAGAATTCGAACCGGGTTCCAACTTCGTCGCCTGGGCCTGCAAAGTAGCTTACTTTCAGGTTCTGGCTTATTATCGCGATAACAAACGGGATTCGATGGTGTTTAACGTAGAGCTGGTATCCATGCTGGCCAAACAGAATGAAGAAAAACTGGCAGGTTCCAAAGACATGCAGCGGGTACTGTCCCGATGTCTGGCCAAGCTGCCGGAACAAAGTCGCCGCCTGATTCAGCAGCGCTATGCTGCAGGCGGGTCAGTCCAGGCCATCGCCGAGGAACAGGGCCGCTCCGTGGGGGCTGTTTCTCAGATGCTGTACCGGATTCGACAACTTTTACAAGAGTGCGTTCAGAAATCACTTGCCAGCGAGCAGGGAGAATAG
- a CDS encoding DUF1553 domain-containing protein, whose translation MNYLAYVKRSLCLLSLTLALPLAANLSFADKQNGGTSTPSSYRELILADQPALYWDFTKPASEGGYVSVTADDKQSKPLSALVRGQAPQAAAGPRPSEFPLFDNQNQSARFKAGDGFLRVVDPGEESPLDFAAGDEMTIEAWVNPASIKAGRFLYIIGKGRTNRKGVAADNQNYSLRLTGSEISFLFCTQPEKQGEKPTYHRWTSTGAGLSAQSWHHIALTYQFSKKQSLQAYINGQPVKGKWDVGGDTSRPPVVDNDEVWIGSSMGGSVYSSFDGLLDELAVYRKVLSAKQIAAHFKYLAPEVKIDWTAVPSDRVQVEIHEGIPNKKSWQFRPPRLAETFTVPHFALIEIPNRYSQKGVKVDRPDPFLVRAMSNLVIPVGKKRILVRARNGSRLYIDEKLVAETGFHKITNSGHDKVYDVDLSLAPNIRPLHRGDQEKVIEFTGDGKPHRVRFEMIVGGSRHRPDFGETAVFIGDPGKDFQLLTPSDQVVMLTDADWTAFEQQYRYDLIAVNAERRRSVSNKEDQYWDWRHKLAKEEVLKQPQVKVPAAAKGLRANNAIDHFINQRLAKENAKQSAPLSDLAFLRRLSLDTTGTVPAPELVKEYLAQKPENRRSFAIERLLHDPAWADNWVGYWQDVLAENPNIVNPTLNNTGPFRWWIHESFYDNKPFDRFLTELVMMEGSKYFGGPAGFEMASQNDAPMAAKAHIIGQAFLGLNMKCARCHDAPFHDFKQRDLFSLAAMLKRSPQGVPKTSSIPGFDPKSNSMLVSVTLLPGENVTPEWTFEELVKPGKFPEDYLRSEKDTREKLAAIITSPQNERFANVLVNRVWKRYLGHGLVEPVDDWDGQEPSHPELLKYLSQQFVLHGYDMKQLARMIFESDLYQRQASTDRATVQALLDTTYNFSSPVLRRMEAEQIVDSLFAICGKPLDAGPMCIDIDGARHYHNSLDLGIPRRAWQFTSPSNERDRPSLALPFGQPFITLMKTFGWRDTRQHPITVREYASTALQPAILANGLLGQRFTRLSDDSDFTELALQEQSLEALIQKTFMKTLTREPTAEELALFTDLLQSGYAERMNPGAEIVTRERLPRNLVSWSNHVSPRANEVKVELEVAVKKGDPPTQRLKDDWRNRYEDLLWSLLNSPEFLFLP comes from the coding sequence ATGAACTACCTGGCATACGTTAAGCGCTCTCTGTGCCTGTTGAGTCTCACGCTCGCTCTGCCCCTGGCGGCGAATCTGTCTTTTGCTGACAAGCAGAACGGTGGTACGTCTACCCCCAGCAGCTATCGGGAGCTGATTCTCGCGGATCAGCCGGCGCTCTACTGGGATTTCACAAAGCCTGCATCGGAAGGCGGTTATGTCAGTGTGACCGCTGACGACAAACAGTCAAAACCGTTATCGGCACTGGTTCGCGGGCAGGCCCCACAGGCTGCAGCCGGTCCTCGTCCTTCCGAGTTTCCGTTGTTCGACAATCAGAACCAGTCTGCCCGGTTCAAGGCGGGAGATGGTTTTCTGCGGGTCGTCGATCCAGGCGAAGAGAGTCCACTGGACTTTGCAGCCGGGGATGAGATGACGATCGAGGCCTGGGTGAATCCTGCGTCGATCAAAGCGGGCCGCTTTCTCTACATCATTGGTAAAGGGCGAACGAACCGCAAAGGGGTTGCTGCGGACAATCAGAACTATAGTCTGCGTCTAACGGGTTCGGAAATCAGTTTTCTGTTTTGCACTCAACCTGAAAAGCAGGGAGAGAAACCGACTTATCACCGCTGGACCTCCACCGGAGCCGGCCTCAGTGCTCAGAGCTGGCATCATATCGCGCTGACCTACCAGTTCAGCAAAAAACAGAGTCTGCAGGCTTACATCAATGGTCAGCCCGTGAAAGGGAAGTGGGATGTGGGCGGCGATACCAGTCGGCCCCCCGTGGTTGATAACGACGAAGTCTGGATTGGCTCTTCGATGGGCGGCTCCGTTTACAGTTCGTTTGATGGTCTGCTGGATGAACTGGCCGTCTATCGTAAAGTGCTTTCTGCCAAACAGATTGCAGCGCACTTCAAATACCTCGCACCAGAAGTGAAGATTGACTGGACCGCGGTTCCCAGTGATCGCGTGCAGGTTGAGATTCACGAAGGCATCCCCAATAAGAAGTCGTGGCAGTTCCGTCCGCCCCGGCTCGCGGAAACTTTCACGGTGCCTCACTTCGCTTTGATTGAGATTCCCAACCGCTATTCTCAGAAAGGCGTCAAAGTTGATCGTCCCGATCCCTTCCTGGTTCGCGCGATGTCAAACCTGGTGATCCCCGTGGGGAAGAAGCGGATCCTGGTGCGGGCCCGTAACGGATCGCGATTGTATATAGACGAGAAGCTGGTCGCTGAAACGGGCTTTCATAAGATTACCAATAGTGGTCACGACAAAGTTTATGATGTCGACCTGAGCCTGGCACCCAACATTCGGCCGCTACACCGGGGCGATCAGGAGAAGGTGATTGAATTCACAGGAGATGGTAAGCCGCATCGCGTGCGGTTCGAAATGATCGTGGGTGGCTCCCGTCATCGACCCGACTTCGGTGAGACGGCGGTCTTCATCGGTGATCCCGGTAAAGACTTTCAACTGCTGACTCCTTCCGATCAGGTGGTGATGCTGACCGACGCAGACTGGACTGCGTTCGAACAACAGTATCGATATGACCTCATCGCCGTGAATGCAGAGCGTCGCCGAAGCGTTTCAAACAAAGAGGACCAGTACTGGGACTGGCGACATAAGCTGGCGAAAGAGGAAGTACTCAAACAGCCTCAGGTCAAAGTCCCAGCGGCAGCGAAAGGACTGCGGGCCAACAATGCCATCGATCATTTTATTAACCAGCGTCTGGCTAAGGAAAATGCAAAACAGTCTGCACCGCTGAGTGATCTGGCTTTTCTGAGACGACTGTCACTGGATACGACGGGAACCGTCCCTGCGCCTGAACTGGTGAAAGAGTACCTGGCTCAGAAGCCGGAGAATCGTCGTAGTTTCGCGATCGAGCGGCTGCTCCACGATCCCGCCTGGGCGGATAACTGGGTCGGATACTGGCAGGATGTGCTGGCAGAAAACCCGAACATTGTTAATCCAACGCTGAACAACACCGGACCATTTCGCTGGTGGATTCACGAATCCTTCTATGACAATAAACCCTTCGACCGTTTCCTGACCGAACTGGTGATGATGGAAGGCAGCAAATACTTTGGTGGTCCTGCGGGGTTTGAGATGGCATCGCAGAACGATGCCCCCATGGCGGCTAAGGCGCATATTATCGGCCAGGCCTTCCTCGGCTTGAACATGAAGTGTGCCCGCTGTCACGATGCCCCGTTCCACGACTTCAAACAACGGGATCTATTCAGCCTGGCAGCGATGCTCAAGCGGTCTCCACAGGGTGTGCCTAAGACCAGCTCGATTCCTGGCTTCGATCCCAAGTCGAACTCGATGCTTGTATCGGTAACACTGCTCCCAGGTGAGAACGTGACTCCGGAATGGACGTTTGAAGAACTGGTCAAGCCGGGCAAGTTCCCGGAGGACTATCTGAGATCCGAGAAAGATACCCGCGAGAAACTGGCGGCGATTATTACGTCTCCTCAGAACGAGCGGTTTGCCAACGTGCTTGTCAACCGGGTCTGGAAGCGCTACCTGGGCCATGGTCTGGTAGAGCCGGTCGATGACTGGGATGGCCAGGAGCCGTCGCATCCTGAGCTGTTGAAGTACCTGTCACAACAGTTCGTGTTACACGGTTATGACATGAAGCAGCTGGCCCGGATGATTTTCGAATCGGACCTCTATCAGCGACAGGCTTCGACAGATCGCGCCACGGTTCAGGCACTCTTGGATACAACTTACAATTTCTCATCGCCGGTATTGCGCCGGATGGAAGCAGAACAGATTGTGGATTCGTTGTTCGCGATTTGTGGTAAGCCTCTGGACGCCGGTCCGATGTGTATCGACATCGACGGGGCGCGTCACTATCACAACTCGCTTGACCTGGGCATCCCGCGACGGGCCTGGCAGTTTACGTCTCCCTCGAATGAGCGTGACCGGCCCAGCCTGGCACTCCCCTTCGGTCAGCCCTTCATCACGCTGATGAAAACATTCGGCTGGCGGGACACGCGTCAGCATCCGATTACGGTCCGCGAATATGCTTCGACGGCGCTGCAACCGGCGATCCTGGCGAATGGTTTACTGGGTCAGCGGTTCACACGTCTGTCGGACGACAGTGACTTTACGGAACTGGCGCTGCAGGAGCAGTCGCTGGAAGCTTTGATTCAGAAAACATTCATGAAGACTCTCACGCGTGAACCGACGGCGGAAGAGCTCGCGCTCTTCACGGATCTGCTACAGTCCGGATATGCAGAGCGGATGAACCCGGGGGCCGAGATCGTCACCCGCGAGCGTCTGCCACGCAACCTGGTGAGCTGGTCGAATCACGTCAGCCCGCGGGCCAATGAAGTCAAGGTCGAGCTGGAGGTTGCCGTCAAGAAAGGTGACCCGCCGACACAGCGTCTGAAGGACGACTGGCGGAACCGTTACGAGGATCTGCTCTGGTCACTGCTGAATTCGCCCGAGTTTTTGTTTCTGCCCTGA
- a CDS encoding DUF1553 domain-containing protein: MNHLAYIKRSLCLLSLSLVLPLSASPAHAEKEKPAQAKPASYREMILSNQPTLYWDFEASTPEGYPSVAADKKQPLKALVHGQAPKSVAGPRPSEFPLFDNKNNAAQFKAGAGYLRVVDPGEKSPLDFTAGDSITVEAWINLNSTDAGRHYYIIGKGRTNRKGVARDNQNYALRVTGSEISFLFRGKPDKKDVKPDYHRWTSTGAGISSHNWHHVAVTYTFGKKKSLSAYVDGQSVKGKWDMGGDTTYAPVVDNDEVWIGSSMGGSARSSFDGLMDELAVYRKVLPAKEITAHFKYVTPKPTIDWTSVPSDRVQVDIYEGVPNKKSWQFRPPRLAETFTQPHFTLIEIPNRYSEKGVKVDRPDPFLVRAMCNLTLPKGKKRILVRARNGSRLYIDDKLVAETAFHNISGSAHGTVFDVDLSLAPNIRPLHRGDHEKVIEYTGDGKPHRVRFEMIVGGSRHRPDFGETAVFIGDPGKDFQLLTPSDKVVMLTDKDWLPFARQYRYDQIAINAERRQAASKKEAEYWDWRHKLAKEEVLKQPQVKVPAAAKGLRANNAIDHFINQRLSKENAKQSAPLNDLAFLRRLSLDTTGTIPSPELVKEYLAEKPENRRSFAIERLLNDPAWADNWVGYWQDVLAENPNIVNPTLNNTGPFRWWIHESFYDNKPFDRFLTELVMMEGSKYFGGPAGFEMASQNDAPMAAKAHIIGQAFLGLNMKCARCHDAPFHDFKQRDLFSLAAMLKRSPQGVPKTSSIPGFDPKSNSMLVSVTLLPGENVTPEWTFEELVKPGKFPANYLRSEKDTREKLAAIITSPQNERFANVLVNRVWKRYLGHGLVEPVDDWDGQEPSHPELLKYLSQQFVLHGYDMKQLARMIFESDLYQREASTDLTTVQGLFDTTYNFSSPVLRRMEAEQIVDSLFAVCGKPLDAGRMCIDIDGSRDYHSSLDLGTPRRAWQFTSPSNERDRPSLALPFGQPFITLMKTFGWRDTRQSPLTVREYASTALQPAILANGVLGQRFTRLSDDSAFTELALQEQSLETLINETVMKTLTRKPTAEELKLFTELLQPGYAERVNSSAEIVSRERLPRNLVGWSNHLSPRANEIKVELEAAVKKGDPPTQRLNDDWRNRYEDMLWSLLNSPEFIFVP; the protein is encoded by the coding sequence ATGAACCACCTGGCATACATTAAGCGTTCCCTGTGCCTGCTGAGTCTTTCGCTCGTCCTGCCTCTGTCTGCGAGCCCCGCTCACGCTGAAAAAGAAAAACCAGCCCAAGCCAAACCGGCCAGTTACCGGGAAATGATTCTGTCGAATCAGCCGACCCTCTACTGGGACTTTGAAGCCTCCACGCCGGAAGGTTATCCCAGTGTCGCGGCTGATAAAAAGCAGCCCTTGAAAGCCCTGGTCCATGGTCAGGCTCCCAAGTCGGTTGCCGGCCCCCGTCCTTCTGAGTTTCCACTGTTTGACAACAAAAACAACGCCGCTCAGTTTAAAGCTGGCGCTGGTTACCTGCGGGTTGTCGACCCGGGGGAAAAGAGTCCGCTGGATTTCACTGCCGGCGACTCCATCACTGTGGAAGCCTGGATCAATCTGAATTCAACAGACGCTGGTCGTCACTACTATATCATTGGTAAAGGTCGCACCAACCGCAAAGGAGTTGCCCGGGACAATCAGAACTATGCCCTGCGGGTGACCGGTTCGGAGATCAGCTTCCTGTTCCGTGGCAAGCCCGACAAAAAGGATGTGAAGCCCGACTATCATCGCTGGACTTCCACCGGCGCCGGTATCAGTTCCCACAACTGGCATCATGTCGCAGTGACTTATACCTTCGGCAAAAAGAAAAGTCTGAGTGCGTATGTCGACGGTCAGTCGGTCAAAGGTAAATGGGACATGGGCGGCGATACCACCTACGCTCCCGTCGTCGACAATGACGAAGTCTGGATCGGTTCCTCTATGGGAGGATCGGCCCGCAGTTCGTTTGATGGTCTGATGGATGAACTGGCCGTGTATCGCAAGGTGCTGCCCGCGAAAGAAATTACTGCACACTTTAAATATGTCACTCCGAAGCCAACCATCGACTGGACTTCAGTTCCCAGCGATCGCGTGCAGGTCGATATCTACGAAGGGGTTCCGAACAAGAAGTCCTGGCAGTTCCGTCCGCCTCGTCTCGCGGAGACTTTCACTCAGCCTCACTTCACCCTGATTGAAATCCCCAACCGGTATTCGGAAAAGGGTGTGAAAGTGGATCGTCCCGATCCTTTCCTGGTACGGGCGATGTGCAACCTGACGCTGCCCAAAGGGAAAAAACGAATCCTGGTAAGGGCCCGTAATGGATCGCGGTTGTATATTGATGACAAGCTGGTTGCTGAGACCGCTTTCCATAATATTTCCGGCAGTGCTCACGGTACTGTCTTTGATGTTGATCTGAGCCTGGCTCCGAATATTCGTCCGCTGCACCGTGGGGACCATGAAAAAGTGATCGAATACACGGGAGACGGCAAGCCGCATCGCGTACGGTTCGAAATGATTGTGGGTGGTTCGCGTCATCGTCCCGACTTCGGTGAAACGGCTGTCTTCATCGGCGATCCCGGTAAAGACTTCCAGCTGCTGACTCCCTCTGACAAAGTTGTCATGCTGACCGATAAGGATTGGCTGCCGTTCGCACGCCAGTACCGTTACGATCAGATTGCCATCAATGCAGAGCGTCGTCAGGCGGCCTCGAAAAAAGAAGCTGAGTACTGGGACTGGCGGCATAAGCTGGCGAAAGAGGAAGTGCTCAAGCAGCCTCAGGTCAAAGTGCCTGCTGCAGCGAAAGGTCTGCGGGCCAACAACGCCATCGATCACTTCATTAACCAGCGACTGTCGAAAGAAAATGCCAAACAGTCTGCACCGCTGAACGATCTGGCTTTCCTGCGTCGGCTGTCACTCGATACAACGGGGACAATTCCTTCGCCTGAACTGGTGAAAGAGTACCTGGCAGAGAAGCCTGAGAATCGTCGCAGTTTCGCGATCGAGCGACTGCTCAACGATCCCGCCTGGGCGGATAACTGGGTCGGATACTGGCAGGATGTGCTGGCAGAAAACCCAAACATCGTTAATCCAACGCTCAATAACACCGGGCCATTCCGCTGGTGGATTCACGAGTCTTTCTATGATAACAAGCCCTTTGATCGTTTCCTGACCGAACTGGTAATGATGGAAGGCAGCAAATACTTTGGTGGTCCTGCTGGCTTTGAAATGGCTTCGCAGAACGATGCCCCCATGGCTGCTAAAGCACATATTATCGGGCAGGCCTTTCTCGGCTTGAACATGAAGTGTGCCCGCTGTCACGATGCCCCGTTCCATGACTTCAAACAACGGGATCTGTTCAGCCTCGCGGCGATGCTCAAGCGGTCTCCGCAGGGCGTGCCTAAGACCAGTTCAATTCCCGGCTTCGATCCCAAGTCGAACTCGATGCTCGTTTCGGTAACACTGCTGCCGGGCGAGAATGTGACACCGGAATGGACGTTTGAAGAACTGGTCAAGCCGGGCAAATTTCCCGCGAATTATCTGCGATCCGAAAAAGATACGCGTGAAAAACTGGCTGCGATAATCACGTCTCCTCAGAACGAGAGGTTCGCGAATGTGCTTGTGAACCGGGTCTGGAAGCGTTACCTGGGCCATGGTCTGGTGGAACCCGTTGATGACTGGGACGGTCAGGAACCGTCACATCCCGAGCTGCTGAAATACCTGTCCCAGCAGTTTGTGCTGCATGGTTATGATATGAAGCAGCTGGCGCGGATGATCTTCGAATCGGACCTCTACCAGCGCGAAGCATCTACCGATCTGACCACCGTACAGGGGCTGTTTGACACCACCTATAACTTCTCATCGCCGGTACTGCGACGGATGGAAGCGGAACAGATTGTGGACTCATTGTTCGCGGTCTGTGGCAAGCCACTGGATGCCGGTCGGATGTGTATCGACATCGATGGTTCGCGCGATTACCACAGCTCGCTCGACCTGGGTACGCCGCGTCGGGCCTGGCAGTTTACGTCTCCCTCAAACGAGCGTGACCGGCCCAGTCTGGCACTGCCTTTCGGTCAGCCTTTCATCACGCTGATGAAAACGTTTGGCTGGCGGGATACGCGACAGAGTCCGCTGACGGTTCGCGAATATGCCTCCACAGCGCTGCAGCCGGCGATCCTGGCGAACGGCGTACTGGGGCAGCGGTTTACGCGGCTGTCAGACGACAGTGCCTTCACGGAACTGGCGCTGCAGGAGCAGTCGCTGGAAACTCTGATCAACGAAACGGTAATGAAAACACTCACACGCAAGCCGACAGCTGAAGAGCTCAAACTATTTACAGAGCTGTTGCAGCCCGGTTATGCAGAGCGGGTGAATTCCAGTGCCGAAATCGTGAGCCGCGAACGTCTGCCACGTAATCTGGTAGGCTGGTCGAACCACCTGAGCCCGCGGGCGAATGAAATTAAGGTGGAGCTGGAGGCCGCGGTGAAGAAAGGTGATCCGCCGACACAGCGTCTGAATGACGACTGGCGGAACCGTTACGAAGATATGCTCTGGTCACTGTTGAATTCTCCCGAATTTATCTTTGTCCCTTAA
- a CDS encoding DUF1501 domain-containing protein, translated as MNEFQSTRRDFLRQASATGLAASALGTSWQQLLASEKHGTKPHGSKKLAMPVGKAEHCIMIWLGGGSCHIDTWDPKRKGDPKAKKAGSYYDPIPTAIKGTEVCEHLSKCAPILDRFNIVRSVHHEVIDEHAAATNRMHTGRPTTGTITYPSVGSVVAHQRGAVSDIAPAYVLIGYPNVTRGPGFLGSKAGYVYLTDTNAGPSGFTRSSRVNQSRQDRRERLLTKMRADYRQKSIGGQTIQDYDQSVAEALRLSGPEFMKVFQLDNEKSDLRNSYGGEFGQRCLLSRRLIQSGVRFIEVSHNLNFVNGTGWDTHNDGQLNQHLLIKELDSALSALVLDLEQHKLLDKTLIVVASEFGRPARFDSGGGRGHQSKAFSVVLAGGGLKNGMTIGETNELGEEIVSRPVSVPDLHATIYASLGIDPSEELYAGDRPVPITDMGDPVRELFG; from the coding sequence ATGAACGAATTTCAGTCAACACGTCGCGATTTCTTAAGACAGGCTTCCGCCACCGGTCTGGCGGCTTCCGCTCTGGGGACTTCCTGGCAGCAGTTACTGGCCTCGGAAAAACATGGTACTAAACCGCACGGTTCTAAAAAACTGGCGATGCCCGTCGGTAAAGCGGAACACTGCATCATGATCTGGCTGGGCGGTGGTTCCTGTCATATCGATACCTGGGATCCCAAACGCAAAGGCGATCCGAAGGCCAAGAAAGCGGGTTCCTATTACGACCCGATTCCGACCGCCATCAAAGGGACCGAGGTCTGTGAGCATCTTTCCAAGTGTGCTCCCATTCTGGACCGGTTCAACATTGTCCGCAGTGTGCACCATGAAGTGATCGACGAGCACGCTGCTGCCACCAACCGGATGCACACGGGGCGTCCCACAACCGGAACGATTACCTATCCGTCTGTTGGATCTGTTGTCGCTCATCAGCGCGGAGCCGTCAGTGATATCGCCCCTGCTTATGTGCTCATCGGTTATCCCAACGTGACCCGTGGCCCCGGCTTTTTGGGCAGCAAGGCCGGTTATGTCTATCTGACTGACACCAACGCCGGCCCCAGCGGTTTCACCCGTTCTTCACGGGTGAACCAGAGTCGCCAGGATCGTCGTGAACGGCTCCTGACTAAGATGCGAGCCGATTACCGTCAGAAGAGCATTGGCGGACAGACGATTCAGGACTACGATCAATCTGTGGCAGAAGCACTTCGCCTGTCCGGTCCTGAATTCATGAAGGTCTTCCAGCTGGACAACGAAAAGAGCGACCTGCGGAATTCGTACGGCGGCGAATTCGGTCAGCGGTGTCTGCTCTCACGTCGTCTGATTCAGTCAGGCGTGCGTTTCATCGAAGTCTCTCACAACCTCAACTTTGTGAATGGGACCGGCTGGGATACACACAATGACGGGCAGCTGAATCAGCATCTGCTGATCAAGGAACTCGATTCCGCACTGTCAGCTTTGGTGCTGGATCTCGAACAGCACAAGCTGCTCGACAAAACACTGATTGTCGTGGCTTCCGAGTTCGGTCGTCCGGCCCGCTTCGATTCGGGCGGAGGACGCGGTCACCAGTCGAAAGCTTTCAGTGTCGTGCTGGCCGGTGGTGGTCTGAAGAACGGGATGACCATTGGTGAAACCAACGAACTGGGCGAAGAAATCGTTTCCCGCCCTGTCTCCGTACCCGATCTGCACGCGACAATTTACGCCAGTCTGGGTATTGATCCTTCTGAAGAACTCTACGCAGGCGACCGTCCGGTGCCCATCACCGACATGGGCGATCCTGTACGCGAGCTGTTCGGTTAA